The Nitrososphaerota archaeon genome includes the window ATGCCACGGGGCAGGGAGCATGTGGGGTGTAATCGCCACCGGAATCTTCGCCTCCACGCTAATCAATCCCGGGGGCCCCAACGGCGCCCTCTTCGGAAACGGAAACCAGTTGCTCCTGGAAGGATTCGCAATTGTCATCGTCAGCGCTTTTGCATTCGTCGGGTCGTACCTTCTCCTGAAGGCGATAGGTCTTGTCACGCCGCTCAGAGTCAGCTCCGAAGAGGAAGAGCTCGGCCTCGACCAATCTGAGCACGGCGAAGACGCGTACAACTAGGCCATCCCGAAAAGTCCTAAACGCCTAGCCTGAAAATCCAGAGTCATGTTCGGGGTCTCCAGGGAACCTCGTCTCCAGTCTCAACAAGGTCAACGGCGACCTAGGCGTCCCGTCTTCTTCTCCTGGTCCCCTGAAGGGCCGACTCGACGCAGGGGCGAATCTTCGACTACGTCTCTTGAAAGATGACCCTTCGGAGCTTCTCTGACATCCTCAGGGGGTCCATGTTCTGCCAAACGTTCCTCCCCACGGCGAGGCCGGTGCCCCCCGCATCCATCACGCCCTGCACCTGTTCTAGGAATTCCTCATCAGTGGAGGCCTTCGGTCCACCCGACATGAAGACTCTGACGCCCGCCGCAGACTTGACCGCCCAGGAGAAAGACGAACTGTCTCCCGTGTACTTGATCTTGACCGCGTCTGCGCCCAACTCGAGGCCCGTCCGTGCCGCATATGCCACGATCTCCTTGGAGGTGTCATTCTGCACCGCCTCCCCTCTTGGGTACACCCAGGCGATGGCTGCTATTCCTTTCTCATGGGCCTCTTCTTGGATTCGCCCGAACTCGGTGAACATTATCCTCTCGTGCGCGCTCCCGAGATAGATGGTATACCCCACGCCCTTCGCGCCGAGAGATAGGGCGTGTTCGACCGAGCACAGCTGCCTCGACAACGGCTCTCCCCTGGGAAGGCTGGTCTTCCCGTTGACTTTTACGATCAGTGGCACCTTTCCGTCATAAAACCTCTCTGCGGTGCCCTTCTGGAAGACCACCCCTGTGAACTTCCCCTTGACAGCGGTCTCCATTATGAACGACGGGTCGATGTTCCTGTCGTCGAAGTCCTTCGATGGCCCGTGTTCCAGGCCCTGGTCGTAGGCCAGAAGCATCCCCTTCCCCTTCCTAAGGAACGGGGACATCCTATCCTGCTTCATCGGTCTCAACGGCCTCCCACGATATTTAACGCTATTCGGTTCTAGGTTCACCGAGTCGGGCGCTCCTCACCATCATCTCTAAATCAGCCCTGGTGTGCGCTGTACCAGTCCTTTGAAGCTCGAGGAGTTCCTTAGGCTCAACGCCCCGGAGGACCTAGCCCAGCTAACGTCCGCCATCGCAAAGGCAAGCATCTCCGTATGGGAGAGCATCCCCTTCAAGTCCGGACTCCTTTCGGAGCTGAATCCATCGGGGGAGAAGCAGAAGGCAATCGACGTCTTCTCCAATGACGAGTTCGTCGAAGCGCTGACGGCGACAGGCGCCGCCGCCGAGGTCGCCTCGGAAGAGATGGCGGAGCCTGTCGAATCGAAGGGGAAGGTCAGCATTGCCATGGACCCTCTGGACGGCAGCTCCAACGTCGAGACCAACAACCCCCTCGGCAGCATCTTCGGATTCTACTCGCAGCGGCTCCCCTGCTCTGGGAAGAGCCTCCTGGGGGCCCTCTACGTCACCTACGGCGGCATGGTGACCATCACCCTCACCTTCGGCAAGGGGGTCCACAGGTTCGTCGCAGTCAGAGATGGGGCGAAGATGTCCTTCGAGCTCCTCGGCATCGACCTCAAGGTCCCGGACAATCCCGAGGTCTACGGTGTGGGTGGGTTCAGGAAGGACTGGATCCCCACAGTTCGGGCGTTCGTAGACTCCCTTGAGGCAAGGGGAATGCGGGTAAGGTACTGCGGGACGTTCGTCGGCGACTACAACCAGGTCCTTGCGAGAGGTGGGATCTTCGCCTATCCTGCCCTCATCGAGAAGCCCAGGGGCAAGCTCAGGGTGTTGTATGAAACAGCGCCCATGGCCTTGATCAACGAGCAGGCGGGGGGCTACGCCACCGACGGTCATAGGAGCATCCTTGAGATCGCACCGAGCAGCCTGGCTGACACCTCCCCGGCCTACATAGGAAGCGCTACCCTGGTCCACGAACTCGAAAGGCTGGTTTCCACGGGCTGAGGAAGGGCTCTAGGGGAATATCCCGAGAGTCCTAATGGCGTCGGCGACCCGTCCAACCCCGACCATCAGAGCGCCCGTCCTCATGGAGGTCGAGTGCTTGACTGAGGTCTGGTGCACGTCCCTGAACGCTCCTGTGATCTTCTGCTCCAGCTTCGCGTTGACCTCCGACTCGGGCCAGCTTATCCTGTCAAGGTTCTGGACCCATTCCAGGTAGCTGACGATCACTCCGCCTGAGTTGGCGAGGATGTCCGGAATCAGGAAAATCCCATTGGAGTCGATGATCTTGTCAGCCGCCGGGGTCGTAGGCCCGTTCGCGCACTCGACGATCATCTTGGCTTTGATACCCTTGGCGATGTCAGGCGTGATGGCGTTCTCGAGCGCCGCCGGACAGAGGATGTCCACGTCCAGCTTGAGCAACTCTGTGTCGCTCACAGGCTGGGTCCCCTCCATTCCGACGACCGACCCGGTCTTGGCCTTGTATGCGATCAGCCTGTCGGCGTCGATGCCGTTCCTGCTCATGACCGCGCCCTTGGAGTCGCTGGCCGCGACGAGCCTAGAGCCGTAGCCCTGCAGGAGTTCTGCGTAATTTGTCCCCGCGTTCCCGAATCCTTGGACCGCGAAGGTCGCCTTCTTCAGGTCCATCTTCTTGACCTTCGCCGCCTCCACTGTGCAGAACACAGCCCCCCTTCCTGTAGCCTTGTCTCGACCTAGAGAGCCCCCGATGGAGATGGGCTTGCCGGTCACGACCTCAGGGACCATGTATCCCTTGAGCACGCTATAGGTGTCCACGATCCAGGCCATCACCTGGGCGTTGGTGTACACGTCCGGAGCCGGCACGTCGCGGTAGGGTCCGATGAAGTCCGCGATCGCAGCAGTGTAGCGTCTTGTCATCCTTTCGAGCTCTGGCTGAGACATGCTCTTGGGGTTGCAGATGACGCCTCCCTTCGCTCCGCCGAAGGGTATGTCGGCGATGCTGCACTTCCACGTCATCCAGGCGGCCAGCGCCTTTACCTCGTCTAGGCTAACGTTGGGGTGGTACCTGATCCCTCCTTTGCACGGACCCCTGGCGTCGCTGTACTGGACCCTGTAGCCGGTGAACACGTGGGTATTCCCGTCGTCCATCCTCGTGGGGAGTGAGACTGTCACTTCCCGCTTGGGGTGTGAAAGCATCTGGTGGATTCCATCTTCAAGCTTCAGGTACTCCGCAGCAATCCTCAGCTGCTCGAGCGCGTTATCGAATGCGTTGGGCTTTGACTGACTCATATCAAGCACTTTGGTCTGGCTCATGAAATCGCCCT containing:
- a CDS encoding fructose-1,6-bisphosphatase → MKLEEFLRLNAPEDLAQLTSAIAKASISVWESIPFKSGLLSELNPSGEKQKAIDVFSNDEFVEALTATGAAAEVASEEMAEPVESKGKVSIAMDPLDGSSNVETNNPLGSIFGFYSQRLPCSGKSLLGALYVTYGGMVTITLTFGKGVHRFVAVRDGAKMSFELLGIDLKVPDNPEVYGVGGFRKDWIPTVRAFVDSLEARGMRVRYCGTFVGDYNQVLARGGIFAYPALIEKPRGKLRVLYETAPMALINEQAGGYATDGHRSILEIAPSSLADTSPAYIGSATLVHELERLVSTG
- a CDS encoding aldolase, which produces MKQDRMSPFLRKGKGMLLAYDQGLEHGPSKDFDDRNIDPSFIMETAVKGKFTGVVFQKGTAERFYDGKVPLIVKVNGKTSLPRGEPLSRQLCSVEHALSLGAKGVGYTIYLGSAHERIMFTEFGRIQEEAHEKGIAAIAWVYPRGEAVQNDTSKEIVAYAARTGLELGADAVKIKYTGDSSSFSWAVKSAAGVRVFMSGGPKASTDEEFLEQVQGVMDAGGTGLAVGRNVWQNMDPLRMSEKLRRVIFQET
- a CDS encoding Glu/Leu/Phe/Val dehydrogenase; the protein is MSQSKPNAFDNALEQLRIAAEYLKLEDGIHQMLSHPKREVTVSLPTRMDDGNTHVFTGYRVQYSDARGPCKGGIRYHPNVSLDEVKALAAWMTWKCSIADIPFGGAKGGVICNPKSMSQPELERMTRRYTAAIADFIGPYRDVPAPDVYTNAQVMAWIVDTYSVLKGYMVPEVVTGKPISIGGSLGRDKATGRGAVFCTVEAAKVKKMDLKKATFAVQGFGNAGTNYAELLQGYGSRLVAASDSKGAVMSRNGIDADRLIAYKAKTGSVVGMEGTQPVSDTELLKLDVDILCPAALENAITPDIAKGIKAKMIVECANGPTTPAADKIIDSNGIFLIPDILANSGGVIVSYLEWVQNLDRISWPESEVNAKLEQKITGAFRDVHQTSVKHSTSMRTGALMVGVGRVADAIRTLGIFP